A DNA window from Castanea sativa cultivar Marrone di Chiusa Pesio chromosome 7, ASM4071231v1 contains the following coding sequences:
- the LOC142643142 gene encoding uncharacterized protein LOC142643142: protein MDEIRYQYGKPIQLTDEHGNPVQLTDEHGHPMHLTGVATTKIHDEPDRETTGGTFASTGVDGAKKHDQQLDQQKQQHELGFSRFSSSSSGSSEDDGQGEIEGQGGEVRRRKKKGLKEKIKEKLTGGKSKEEQSQTASFTSTATTTISAGAIGPGAQPYPEHEKKSEIKKIKEKLPGHHSH from the exons ATGGATGAAATACGATATCAGTATGGGAAACCAATTCAGCTCACTGATGAACATGGCAACCCAGTCCAACTGACCGATGAACATGGTCACCCCATGCACCTTACTGGTGTGGCCACCACAAAAATCCATGATGAACCAGATAGAGAAACCACTGGGGGAACTTTTGCTAGTACTGGTGTTGATGGTGCAAAAAAGCATGATCAGCAGCTGGATCAACAGAAGCAGCAACATGAGCTCGGGTTTTCTCGGTTCAGTAGCTCCAGCTCTGGCTCG TCTGAGGATGATGGGCAAGGTGAAATTGAAGGACAAGGTGGGGAAGTtaggagaaggaagaagaagggtTTAAAGGAGAAAATAAAGGAGAAGTTAACAGGTGGGAAGAGCAAGGAGGAGCAGTCACAGACAGCGAGCTTTACAAGCACAGCCACAACCACTATATCCGCTGGTGCCATCGGCCCTGGTGCTCAACCTTACCCTGAACATGAGAAGAAAAGTGAGATAAAGAAAATCAAGGAAAAATTGCCAGGCCACCATAGCCATTAA
- the LOC142643141 gene encoding uncharacterized protein LOC142643141, with protein MGSVCCVAARDKTIQNGSSGEILHRNIRYSPTWSFRWDNRGRVAGEETSIGWLSDGISRNDGSENKYEPSFAEEGSPLEHFRRCTWQKSLISEGTARQVRTPASDQSISRNVSMDVSLDQVKESPTVSFPSPIKPSLSLPSTSSLSASPLSSQGQLPPASTTPSRWPRRSPGHQLLRQVSDSQIPGFKSPDSYSVSEERPVLPSWSNESARGSRGGSSDGWSMHAFSGLMASSNRDRWSFDSESFGFNREKLTRSSSRISTSPSVDLQTCGVCSKLLTEKSSWSGQKIIANNELSVVAVLTCGHVYHAECLETMTSEINKYDPACPVCTFGEKQTLKLSEKALKAEMDFKARNKRSRNRVVDSDLDGDSFVLERLKSSQGKGPKMASSSSMRSSLGKPFLRRHFSFGSKGSKTLSENHSTRKKGFFWVKSSKE; from the exons ATGGGGTCTGTGTGTTGTGTTGCTGCTAGAGACAAGACTATACAGAATGGATCGAGTGGTGAGATTTTGCATAGGAACATTCGGTATTCGCCAACGTGGAGCTTTCGGTGGGATAACCGGGGACGAGTAGCTGGTGAGGAGACTTCTATTGGTTGGTTATCGGATGGGATAAGCCGGAATGATGGGTCAGAAAATAAATATGAACCTTCCTTTGCTGAGGAGGGAAGTCCTTTGGAACATTTTCGAAGATGTACATGGCAGAAGTCCCTGATTTCTGAAGGAACTGCTAGGCAAGTGAGGACTCCTGCTTCAG ATCAATCTATTTCAAGGAATGTTTCTATGGATGTGAGTCTGGATCAG GTTAAGGAATCTCCAACAGTTTCATTTCCATCTCCTATTAAACCATCACTGTCGTTGCCTTCTACTTCTTCATTATCTGCATCCCCCTTGTCATCCCAAGGTCAATTGCCTCCAGCTAGCACAACTCCATCAAGGTGGCCCCGTCGTTCTCCAGGACACCAGCTTTTAAGGCAAGTATCTGATAGTCAAATCCCCGGATTCAAGTCACCAGACAGCTACTCAGTTTCCGAAGAAAGGCCAGTGCTCCCTTCTTGGAGTAATGAATCAGCTAGGGGCTCCCGGGGGGGTTCTTCAGATGGTTGGTCTATGCATGCCTTTTCTGGGCTTATGGCCTCTTCTAATAGAGACAGGTGGTCTTTTGATAGTGAGTCCTTTGGCTTTAATCGTGAGAAGTTAACCAGATCCAGTAGCCGAATATCAACTTCTCCCTCTGTTGATCTACAAACATGTGGGGTTTGCTCAAAACTTTTGACTGAGAAATCCTCATGGAGTGGCCAGAAGATTATTGCTAATAATGAGCTTTCTGTAGTTGCCGTGCTTACTTGTGGGCATGTTTATCATGCTGAGTGTTTGGAGACTATGACATCTGAAATTAACAAGTATGATCCGGCTTGCCCAGTTTGTACTTTTGGGGAGAAACAGACCCTGAAATTATCTGAAAAAGCATTGAAAGCAGAAATGGATTTTAAGGCTAGAAATAAGAGATCAAGGAACCGGGTGGTGGATAGTGATCTTGATGGTGATTCTTTTGTGCTTGAACGTTTGAAAAGTAGTCAAGGGAAAGGACCCAAGATGGCCTCCAGTTCCAGCATGAGAAGTTCCTTGGGGAAGCCTTTCTTGAGGCGGCACTTTTCCTTTGGCTCAAAAGGATCTAAAACCTTATCAGAGAACCACTCTACGAGAAAGAAGGGGTTCTTCTGGGTGAAATCAAGTAAGGAGTGA